The following nucleotide sequence is from Nitrospira sp..
GACTTCAAGACCTGGGCATAGACGCCCAACCAGGATTCCGTCACCGCTCGTAATCCGGCGTCATTCGGCTTCATGCGCCCCAAGCGAACCTGCTGCAGCAGCTTGATCAAAGGATCGGACTGCGCAATCGTGTTGATGGCCCGCTGTAGGTGCTGGTCCTGTTCATCCATCGGAAACAGCTCGTCGAAAGTGAGGGCGTTCAATTCATGGAACAGGCACCGGGGCCGCGCGGATCGCCGCAGCTTCCGCAGCCTCCGCCCGGCGCGGCGGACCCGCCGGTCCAATCGCCGGTCGCTCCGACACCGAAGGCCGAAAACTGTTTGTGCAAGACCGTCGCGCGGCAGGCCGGACAGGCCGGAACCGTGTCGCCTCGCACCAAGAGTTCAAAACGGTGGTTGCATTCTTGACAGACGTACTCGAAGATGGGCATGGCGTTGGTCTCCTTGAACAATGGAGGCATTATATGTAACGCCGAATCCCGTTCGCAATCAACCGACGAGGAATACGCACGATGTGGATAGAAGAAAAGACGTTTACGTTCCGTATCAGCCTGGAGGCTCATTTCCCAGACGACTATGAAGGTGACCAGGACGAACAGGCTTGGGTAAAAGAATGGGAACGGTACATCAAGCCCGTTTTGCTCAAGAACCTGTTCGACAGCCTGAGGCAATACCCGGCATGGACGAGTCACGTCAGGAACCGCGGGAAATCGGCGGACGACGAGATCGAAGTGGCGTTGATCCGGGACTTCTCCCCCGAAGCGGACAATGCGCGTAAGCCCTATGGATGACCGGGCATCGCGCGGGCTCTACCTGCATATTCCTTTCTGCCAGCAACGCTGTCACTTCTGCGCCTTCTATCTGGAAATTCACCAGCCGGAAGCCGCCGAGGCGTTCGTGGAATCGCTCCTCGCCGAGCTGCAGTTGTATGGAGCCCAAGATCCGTTCGACGGTGCGCCGCTGGATTCGATCTATTTCGGCGGCGGCACCCCGACCACGCTGACGCCGCAGCACCTGAGCAAACTCCTGTCGACGGCCCGCCGGACTTTCGGCCTGGCGCAGGATGCAGAGATCACGGTCGAGGCCCATCCGGCCTCGGTTTCACGCGAAGGGCTTTCCCGCCTGCGACAGGCGGGCTTTACCAGGCTCAGCTTCGGAGCCGAATCGATGGACCAGCAGGAGCTGACTCTGGTCGGCCGCCCAGGTTCCCCCACCGACACGGCCACGATGGTGGCTGCCGCGAGAGATGCCGGGTTCGTCGCCCTCAATCTGGATCTCATGTACGGTCTCCCGGGACAAACCCTTGCCAGCTGGGCCCGGTCCTTACGCGAGGTCCTGGAGCTCGACCCGACCCACATCTCCTGTTATGCCTTGACGGTCGAGGCAGGCACGAGGCTGCAGGGCGCCGTCCAGCGGGGGCTGGTTCCGGCACCGGACGAAGGTCTTCAAAACGAGATGGAAGACATGGCCGAAGGTCTTCTGCGCGAAGCAGGGTACAACCGGTACGAGATCTCCAACTATTGCCGGCCCGGATTCGCCAGCCGCCACAATCGACTCTACTGGACCGGCGGCCAATACCTGGGTCTCGGCCCCAGCGCGCAGTCCTACGTCAACGGACGGCGGTTCGGCAACGTCGCCGATCTGGCACTGTACAATCGCATGTTGCGCCGAGGCGAGTGCCCGATTGAGGAGAGCCAGCAATTGCCGACCGCCGTCGCCATCGGGGAACGGGT
It contains:
- the hemW gene encoding radical SAM family heme chaperone HemW translates to MDDRASRGLYLHIPFCQQRCHFCAFYLEIHQPEAAEAFVESLLAELQLYGAQDPFDGAPLDSIYFGGGTPTTLTPQHLSKLLSTARRTFGLAQDAEITVEAHPASVSREGLSRLRQAGFTRLSFGAESMDQQELTLVGRPGSPTDTATMVAAARDAGFVALNLDLMYGLPGQTLASWARSLREVLELDPTHISCYALTVEAGTRLQGAVQRGLVPAPDEGLQNEMEDMAEGLLREAGYNRYEISNYCRPGFASRHNRLYWTGGQYLGLGPSAQSYVNGRRFGNVADLALYNRMLRRGECPIEESQQLPTAVAIGERVVFGLRLTEGVSLQHVGVAAIPSLARRIDDLVEVALLERAGNSIRLTTQGRRYADHVALSLWSSVEAPPSSAAPIDFRHRQRRD
- a CDS encoding zinc ribbon domain-containing protein, whose translation is MPIFEYVCQECNHRFELLVRGDTVPACPACRATVLHKQFSAFGVGATGDWTGGSAAPGGGCGSCGDPRGPGACSMN